The Gopherus evgoodei ecotype Sinaloan lineage chromosome 8, rGopEvg1_v1.p, whole genome shotgun sequence genome includes a region encoding these proteins:
- the YIPF5 gene encoding protein YIPF5 → MSGFDNFHTDFYQTSYSIDDQTHSYDYSGSGEPYNKQYSGYDYSQQSGFVPPEMMQQQQPYTGQIYQPTQTYTPTTAQSFYGSNFEDEPPLLEELGINFDHIWQKTLTVLHPLKVADGSIMNETDLAGPMVFCLAFGATLLLVGKIQFGYVYGISAIGCLGMFCLLNLMSMTGVSFGCVASVLGYCLLPMILLSSFAVIFSLQGMMGIILTAGIIGWCSFSASKIFISALAMEGQQLLVAYPCALLYGVFALISVF, encoded by the exons ATGTCTGGGTTTGACAACTTCCATACAGATTTCTACCAAACAAGTTATAGCATTGATGACCAAACACATTCCTATGATTACAGTGGAAGTGGAGAACCATACAATAA ACAATATAGTGGCTATGACTACTCTCAGCAAAGTGGATTTGTCcctccagagatgatgcagcaacAGCAGCCTTACACAGGGCAGATTTACCAGCCAACACAAACATACACTCCAACTACAGCACAGTCTTTCTATGGAAGCAATTTTGAGGATGAACCACCCTTACTAGAAG AATTAGGGATCAATTTCGACCACATCTGGCAGAAGACACTAACAGTGCTACACCCATTAAAAGTAGCAGATGGCAGCATCATGAATGAGACTGATTTGGCAGGACCAATGGTCTTCTGTCTTGCCTTTGGAGCCACGTTATTGCTG GTTGGTAAAATTCAGTTTGGGTATGTGTATGGAATTAGTGCAATTGGATGTTTAGGAATGTTTTGCCTCCTGAACTTAATGAGCATGACGGGCGTCTCGTTTGGCTGTGTTGCTAGTGTCCTGGGATACTGTCTTCTTCCTATGATCCTGCTTTCCAGTTTTGCAGTTATATTTTCTTTGCA GGGAATGATGGGAATTATTCTCACTGCTGGAATTATTGGATGGTGCAGTTTTTCTGCTTCCAAAATCTTCATTTCTGCCTTAGCAATGGAAGGACAACAGCTTCTAGTAGCATATCCCTGTGCTTTATTATATGGAGTCTTTGctcttatttctgtgttttga